A genomic segment from Candidatus Korarchaeum cryptofilum OPF8 encodes:
- a CDS encoding cytochrome ubiquinol oxidase subunit I encodes MIPQVYFIALVFGIHIVAVNLGIALSTIIPLLKRKADLTRNERLDGIAKGIFRIYAAIYAIAGVMGTAFTVFLLSFYPEFIGIAGNITLLPFGIAILSILVHFLAIVLYYYGWDSFPRWAHLSSGILLAITAYTIPLGFRLVFAFLNTPAGLKIDGKPYIDAFEALANPTFAPLYLKSIFGAITFGSLFISALSAYRIARERSEESSQIYSTSLRIAVIGTFIMLILGPWYSMSLISTPMKFNNIFRSFGWGLGGVETVDMSWLFLIKIILIAVQIYAILRLMFGNVNFKLSALATTSAAFTILTGEYLNMFSQYPYFLANLPIVADKIPEPWRTVLGRALYLENVSPLANDPTLLSITALGIAILLAAIGYFIYETLIKGE; translated from the coding sequence ATGATCCCGCAGGTCTACTTCATAGCTCTCGTTTTCGGCATACATATAGTGGCCGTTAATCTGGGGATAGCTCTCTCTACGATAATACCGCTGCTGAAGAGGAAGGCCGATCTAACGAGGAACGAGAGGCTGGATGGAATAGCTAAGGGGATCTTCAGGATATATGCAGCTATATATGCGATAGCTGGAGTCATGGGGACTGCCTTCACAGTATTCCTGCTCAGCTTCTATCCGGAGTTCATAGGGATCGCTGGAAATATAACACTGCTCCCATTCGGGATAGCGATACTCTCAATACTGGTCCACTTCCTAGCTATAGTGCTCTACTACTACGGCTGGGACTCCTTCCCGAGATGGGCTCACCTCTCCTCCGGGATCCTATTAGCTATCACAGCATACACAATACCCCTGGGCTTCAGGCTGGTTTTCGCCTTCCTGAACACGCCAGCTGGACTTAAAATAGATGGAAAGCCCTATATAGATGCTTTCGAGGCTCTAGCCAACCCGACTTTCGCGCCCCTCTACCTCAAGAGTATCTTCGGTGCCATAACGTTCGGCTCCCTCTTCATCTCAGCCCTGTCAGCTTATCGAATAGCTAGGGAGAGGAGTGAGGAGAGCTCCCAGATCTACTCTACTTCATTGAGGATAGCTGTGATAGGGACTTTCATAATGCTGATACTGGGCCCATGGTACTCCATGTCATTGATATCGACGCCGATGAAGTTCAACAATATCTTCAGATCCTTCGGATGGGGATTAGGCGGGGTTGAGACAGTCGACATGAGCTGGCTCTTTCTGATCAAGATAATACTTATAGCGGTCCAGATATACGCTATACTGAGGCTAATGTTCGGTAACGTTAACTTCAAGCTCTCAGCTCTCGCAACGACATCGGCAGCTTTCACGATATTGACTGGAGAGTACCTGAATATGTTCAGTCAGTACCCGTACTTCCTAGCTAATCTACCGATAGTAGCTGATAAGATACCTGAGCCATGGAGGACAGTGTTGGGGAGAGCTCTATACCTGGAGAACGTTAGTCCACTGGCCAACGACCCCACACTGCTCTCAATAACAGCTCTCGGGATAGCGATATTGCTCGCAGCGATAGGCTACTTCATATATGAAACGCTGATTAAAGGAGAATAA